The Pseudoalteromonas ruthenica genome has a window encoding:
- a CDS encoding threonine/serine ThrE exporter family protein: MEDAQFKEKRKFIVKLGKMLHKYGTPAYRLEAHLMEVATYLELKSSFVMSPTSVTFVIWTEGHENEYTHVARVDPGDHDLGSLANTDEVVNLLLNGELSISEADQRLDDIAVMPAPYNKLTTAGAFAMTGGAFAMLMGTSWNDVLWSALLTLVVYLFVLWSGRSKRVAHMLEPLVAVVSALIACAVSVYLDPYINIRLVVLSSIIVFIPGLALALGLAELAARHLVSGTARVMDSFMLLFKLYFGAFIGIGLGFALFGQADFVAPQPLPKWTAWLAILLLCLSLVVIFRTKTKHALWSIASGFIAYGASIGSAAYLDYTLGTFVGALAVGIFSNLFNRIANAPASIVAMQGLIVLVPGSKTYIGLNSLIEGQDFVYADHIGQQTFLIFMSLVAGLIFANVVLPPKKSL; encoded by the coding sequence GTGGAAGACGCCCAATTTAAAGAAAAGCGTAAATTTATCGTTAAGCTCGGTAAAATGCTGCATAAGTATGGCACCCCAGCCTACCGCCTAGAAGCGCATTTGATGGAGGTGGCGACCTACTTGGAACTCAAATCCTCGTTTGTAATGTCGCCCACCTCGGTGACCTTTGTGATTTGGACAGAAGGCCATGAGAATGAATACACTCATGTTGCTCGCGTCGACCCCGGCGATCACGACCTTGGCTCCCTCGCCAATACCGATGAAGTGGTAAACTTGCTGCTTAATGGCGAGCTCAGCATTAGTGAGGCTGATCAGCGCCTTGACGACATAGCCGTGATGCCCGCGCCTTATAATAAACTTACCACCGCAGGTGCCTTTGCCATGACCGGCGGTGCCTTTGCTATGCTGATGGGCACGAGCTGGAACGATGTGCTGTGGTCAGCATTGCTGACCTTGGTGGTGTATCTATTTGTGTTATGGTCCGGGCGCTCAAAGCGCGTGGCACACATGCTAGAGCCCTTAGTGGCGGTAGTCTCGGCGCTTATCGCCTGCGCCGTCAGTGTCTACCTCGACCCTTACATCAATATCCGCTTGGTGGTGCTCTCCAGCATTATTGTGTTTATTCCCGGTCTCGCCCTGGCGCTCGGGCTCGCCGAGCTGGCGGCACGGCATCTGGTATCGGGCACGGCACGGGTTATGGACTCTTTCATGTTGCTGTTTAAGCTGTATTTTGGTGCTTTTATCGGCATTGGCCTGGGCTTTGCGCTGTTTGGTCAGGCTGACTTTGTGGCCCCGCAACCGCTGCCGAAATGGACCGCCTGGCTCGCAATTTTACTGTTATGCTTATCTTTGGTAGTTATTTTTCGCACCAAAACCAAACATGCACTGTGGTCTATCGCCTCGGGGTTTATTGCCTATGGTGCCAGCATTGGCTCCGCCGCCTACTTAGATTACACCCTCGGCACCTTTGTCGGTGCCCTAGCCGTAGGCATTTTTAGTAATCTATTTAATCGCATTGCCAACGCCCCCGCTTCCATTGTGGCTATGCAAGGGCTAATCGTACTGGTGCCGGGTTCAAAAACCTATATTGGCTTGAACTCCCTAATTGAAGGACAGGACTTCGTGTATGCCGATCACATCGGCCAACAAACCTTTTTGATTTTTATGTCGCTGGTCGCCGGGCTTATCTTCGCCAATGTAGTCCTGCCACCGAAAAAGAGTCTGTAA